Proteins encoded together in one Pseudomonas sp. TCU-HL1 window:
- a CDS encoding HAD family hydrolase, translating into MSIQLITFDLDDTLWDNRPVIEGAEAAMRDWLMEHTPILGTLPVEHLWAIRGEILAAEPTLKHRLSELRRRTLRRALEGVGYSAEDAIDLAEGAFQAMLQARHRITFYPDTVPTLERLANRYSLGVITNGNADVRRLGLADFFKFALCAEELGIGKPDPVPFLEALKRGGVSAGEAVHIGDHPADDIEGARRAGLRAIWFNPQGKDWTGERLPDAEISSLGELPGVLARWAKWH; encoded by the coding sequence ATGAGCATCCAGCTGATTACCTTCGACCTGGACGACACCCTCTGGGACAACCGTCCGGTGATCGAAGGCGCCGAAGCCGCCATGCGCGACTGGCTGATGGAACACACCCCGATCCTGGGCACCCTCCCGGTGGAGCATCTCTGGGCCATTCGCGGCGAGATCCTGGCTGCGGAGCCGACCCTCAAGCACCGCCTCAGTGAGCTGCGACGGCGCACGCTGCGGCGCGCACTGGAAGGCGTGGGTTACTCAGCGGAAGACGCCATCGATCTTGCCGAGGGCGCCTTCCAGGCCATGCTCCAGGCCCGTCACCGCATCACCTTCTACCCCGACACCGTGCCCACCCTGGAACGCCTGGCCAACCGTTACAGCCTGGGTGTAATCACCAACGGCAACGCCGACGTGCGCCGCCTGGGCCTGGCCGACTTCTTCAAGTTCGCGCTCTGCGCCGAAGAGCTGGGCATCGGCAAGCCTGATCCGGTGCCCTTCCTCGAAGCCCTCAAGCGCGGCGGCGTGAGCGCCGGGGAGGCCGTGCACATCGGCGACCACCCGGCCGACGACATCGAAGGCGCCCGCCGTGCCGGCCTGCGCGCCATCTGGTTCAACCCGCAGGGCAAGGACTGGACGGGCGAAAGGCTGCCGGATGCCGAGATTTCCAGCCTGGGAGAATTGCCCGGCGTGTTGGCACGCTGGGCGAAGTGGCACTGA
- the sutA gene encoding transcriptional regulator SutA, which yields MSDEELEQDELEAADEDDGEELAAADDGDGDDESEAPAPSGKKAKAAVEAEEMPSIEAKQKERDALARAMEEFLARGGKVQEVEPNVVADPPKKPDSKYGSRPI from the coding sequence ATGAGCGACGAAGAACTGGAACAAGACGAGCTGGAAGCGGCCGACGAGGACGACGGCGAAGAGCTGGCTGCAGCCGATGATGGCGATGGCGACGATGAAAGCGAGGCCCCTGCTCCCTCCGGGAAGAAGGCCAAGGCTGCGGTCGAAGCTGAAGAGATGCCCAGCATCGAAGCCAAGCAGAAAGAGCGCGATGCCCTGGCCAGGGCTATGGAAGAATTCCTGGCCCGTGGTGGCAAGGTGCAGGAGGTCGAGCCCAATGTGGTAGCCGACCCGCCGAAGAAGCCGGACAGCAAGTACGGCAGCCGCCCCATCTGA
- the xerC gene encoding tyrosine recombinase XerC, translating into MQADLDAYLNHLRSERQVSAHTLDGYHRDLLKVCALCEKSGIADWKDLDVRSLRSFIARLHQDGLSSRSLARLLSAVRGLYQYLIREGHCRHDPANGLAAPKGARRLPRALDADRAQQLLDGAVEDDFIARRDQAMLELFYSSGLRLSELVGLDLDGLDLPAGLVRVRGKGNKTRELPVGRKAREALEEWLPLRASTRPAEPAVFVSQQGRRLSPRAIQLRVRQAGVRELGQHLHPHMLRHSFASHMLESSQDLRAVQELLGHADISTTQIYTHLDFQHLASVYDRAHPRAKRRGTDE; encoded by the coding sequence ATGCAAGCCGACCTGGATGCCTACCTGAATCACCTGCGCAGCGAGCGCCAGGTCTCGGCGCACACCCTCGACGGCTACCACCGGGACCTGCTGAAGGTCTGCGCGCTCTGCGAAAAGTCCGGTATCGCCGACTGGAAAGACCTGGACGTCCGCAGCCTGCGCAGCTTCATCGCCCGCCTGCATCAAGACGGCCTGTCCAGCCGCAGCCTGGCCCGCCTGCTCTCGGCGGTGCGCGGCCTCTACCAGTACCTGATCCGCGAAGGCCACTGCCGCCATGACCCGGCCAACGGCCTCGCCGCCCCGAAGGGCGCCCGCCGCCTGCCCCGTGCACTGGATGCCGACCGCGCCCAGCAACTGCTGGACGGCGCAGTGGAAGACGATTTCATCGCCCGTCGCGACCAGGCCATGCTCGAACTCTTCTACTCCTCGGGCCTGCGCCTGTCCGAGCTGGTGGGCCTCGACCTAGACGGCCTCGACCTGCCCGCCGGCCTGGTGCGGGTCCGCGGCAAAGGCAACAAGACGCGTGAGCTGCCCGTCGGTCGCAAGGCCCGCGAGGCACTGGAAGAGTGGCTGCCATTGCGCGCCTCCACCCGTCCCGCCGAGCCGGCGGTGTTCGTCAGCCAGCAGGGCCGTCGCCTGTCACCGCGCGCCATCCAGCTGCGCGTGCGCCAGGCCGGAGTTCGTGAACTGGGCCAGCATTTGCACCCGCACATGCTGCGGCATTCCTTCGCCAGCCATATGCTGGAATCATCACAGGACCTGCGAGCGGTGCAGGAGCTGCTTGGCCACGCCGACATTTCCACCACCCAGATCTACACCCATCTGGATTTCCAGCACCTGGCCTCGGTCTATGACCGCGCCCACCCAAGGGCCAAGCGACGAGGAACGGACGAATGA
- a CDS encoding DUF484 family protein: MTDQHQEPPQHLDSETVAAYLRLHPEFFVRHEELIPELRIPHLPGEAVSLVERQVKLLRERNIEMRHRLSQLMDVARENDRLFDKTRRLVLDLLDASSLEEVVGAVEDSLRHEFQVPFVSLILFSEATLPVGRSVTSADAHQSIGGLLAGGKTICGVLRSHELEFLFGADERDQVGSAAVVSLTHQGLHGVLAIGSPDPQHYKSSLGTLFLGYIAEVLARVLPRFASPLRSVR; encoded by the coding sequence ATGACCGACCAGCACCAGGAACCGCCGCAACACCTCGACTCCGAGACGGTGGCCGCCTACCTGCGCCTCCATCCGGAGTTCTTCGTCCGGCATGAAGAGCTGATTCCCGAACTCCGCATCCCCCATTTGCCGGGCGAAGCCGTGTCCCTGGTGGAACGCCAGGTGAAGCTGCTGCGCGAGCGCAACATCGAAATGCGCCATCGCCTGTCGCAACTGATGGATGTCGCACGGGAGAACGACCGACTGTTCGACAAGACCCGTCGCCTGGTGCTCGACCTGCTCGACGCCTCCAGCCTGGAGGAAGTGGTGGGTGCCGTCGAAGACAGCCTGCGCCATGAGTTCCAGGTGCCCTTCGTCAGCCTCATCCTGTTCAGCGAAGCCACCCTGCCGGTCGGCCGCAGCGTCACCTCCGCCGACGCGCACCAGAGCATCGGCGGCCTGCTGGCTGGAGGCAAGACCATCTGCGGCGTGCTGCGCAGCCACGAACTGGAATTCCTCTTCGGGGCCGACGAGCGCGACCAGGTCGGCTCCGCCGCCGTGGTCAGCCTGACCCACCAGGGCCTGCATGGCGTACTCGCCATCGGCAGTCCAGACCCGCAGCATTACAAGAGTTCCCTGGGCACCCTGTTCCTCGGCTACATCGCCGAAGTGCTAGCCCGGGTGCTGCCGCGCTTCGCCAGCCCCCTGCGATCGGTGAGATAA
- the dapF gene encoding diaminopimelate epimerase: MLLRFTKMHGLGNDFMVLDLVSQHAHIQPKHAKQWGDRNTGIGFDQLLIVEAPTNPDVDFRYRIFNSDGSEVEQCGNGARCFARFVIDKRLTVKKRIRVETKSGIIELDVRPDGQVTVDMGPPRLVPQQIPFIADDEALSYPVEVDDQTVELAAISMGNPHAVLRVDDVTTAPVHSLGPKMEHHPRFPQRVNVGFLQVVDRKHAKLRVWERGAGETLACGTGACAAAVAAIRQGWMDSPVLIDLPGGRLSIEWAGPGQPVMMTGPAVRVFEGQVRL; encoded by the coding sequence ATGCTATTGCGCTTCACCAAGATGCACGGCCTCGGCAACGATTTCATGGTCCTCGACCTGGTCAGCCAGCACGCCCATATCCAGCCCAAGCACGCCAAGCAGTGGGGCGATCGCAACACCGGGATCGGCTTCGACCAGTTGCTGATCGTCGAGGCGCCCACCAACCCGGATGTCGACTTCCGCTATCGCATCTTCAACTCCGACGGTTCGGAAGTGGAGCAGTGCGGCAATGGTGCGCGCTGTTTCGCCCGCTTCGTGATCGACAAGCGCCTGACGGTGAAAAAGCGCATCCGCGTCGAAACCAAGAGCGGCATCATCGAGCTGGATGTCCGGCCTGATGGCCAGGTCACCGTGGACATGGGCCCGCCGCGCCTGGTCCCGCAGCAGATCCCTTTCATCGCCGACGACGAAGCCTTGAGCTATCCGGTCGAAGTCGATGACCAGACCGTCGAACTCGCCGCCATCTCCATGGGCAATCCCCATGCGGTGCTGCGAGTGGACGACGTCACCACGGCGCCGGTCCACAGCCTGGGGCCGAAAATGGAGCACCACCCACGCTTCCCGCAGCGGGTGAACGTCGGCTTCCTGCAGGTAGTCGACCGCAAGCATGCCAAGCTGCGCGTCTGGGAACGCGGCGCCGGGGAAACCCTGGCCTGCGGCACCGGCGCCTGCGCCGCTGCGGTGGCCGCCATCCGCCAGGGCTGGATGGACTCCCCGGTCCTGATCGACCTGCCGGGTGGCCGACTCTCCATCGAGTGGGCCGGTCCGGGGCAGCCCGTTATGATGACCGGACCCGCCGTCCGCGTATTCGAAGGACAGGTTCGCCTATGA